A genomic segment from Gemmatimonadota bacterium encodes:
- a CDS encoding alpha/beta hydrolase, which yields MIAFIRTAAFVLVAAYGVALVVAFFFSDRMILPAPSSTYERRDPDMVTLRAIDGSALVGLHLPLEGARYAILYSHGNFEDIGLIRPRMEMLRELGFEVFGYDYRGYGLSEGTASVRAASEDARVAYTYLRDELGVPPTRVVLYGRSVGGGPTLQLAAAEPVAGVILEGAFTTAFRVVTQVPVLPFDRFPNETLIDRVDAPVLIVHGRRDRVVPFRHGPALFQAAREPKRHSWFDRAGHNDIPETAWEQYAAAVRAFAVDLQAAEPGGPDPGAEEP from the coding sequence ATGATCGCGTTCATCCGCACCGCCGCCTTCGTGCTCGTAGCCGCCTACGGCGTGGCGCTGGTGGTGGCCTTCTTCTTCTCGGACCGCATGATCCTGCCGGCGCCTTCGTCGACCTACGAGCGGCGCGACCCCGACATGGTCACGCTGCGGGCCATCGACGGCTCGGCTCTGGTTGGCCTGCACCTCCCGCTCGAAGGGGCGCGCTACGCCATCCTTTACAGCCACGGCAACTTCGAGGACATCGGCCTGATACGGCCGCGCATGGAAATGCTGCGCGAGCTGGGATTCGAGGTGTTCGGCTACGACTATCGGGGCTACGGGCTGAGCGAGGGGACGGCCAGCGTACGCGCCGCCAGCGAGGACGCGCGCGTGGCGTACACCTATCTGCGCGACGAGCTGGGGGTGCCTCCCACCCGCGTGGTGCTGTACGGGCGTTCGGTGGGCGGCGGCCCCACGCTGCAGTTGGCCGCGGCCGAGCCCGTGGCGGGGGTGATCCTCGAGGGAGCGTTCACCACCGCGTTCAGGGTGGTGACGCAGGTGCCCGTGCTGCCGTTCGATCGCTTCCCCAACGAGACGCTGATCGATCGCGTCGACGCTCCCGTGCTCATCGTCCACGGCCGGCGCGACCGCGTGGTGCCCTTCCGACACGGCCCCGCCCTCTTCCAGGCAGCCCGCGAGCCCAAGCGCCATTCCTGGTTCGACCGGGCGGGCCACAACGACATTCCGGAGACGGCGTGGGAGCAGTATGCTGCTGCTGTGCGCGCGTTTGCCGTTGACCTGCAGGCGGCCGAGCCAGGTGGACCCGACCCGGGCGCGGAAGAGCCGTGA
- a CDS encoding NAD-glutamate dehydrogenase, which translates to MTTDSGGTEAPTERASTSDVAEPARSTDSGPSARAGVSTGPNHSPRKSKKVDVPPMDEVCALVSELAGPDEAGFAATFCGLFLAKAPDKFYLDRTPETVAHLVFGSWRHLKRSRPDRVDVEAVNPAVDDEGWSAPVTVLRTHLSERPFVVDTIREFLHAEDFAIERFLHPVLRVVRDEAGTITELGPAGDGEPLESLVYSEIPRIDDVERLASIRAAVEDNLQDVVRATADFAAMLEALDGTVAYLSGHAAVRPERKYEIDEILAFLGWLRDGAFVFLGYRGYDITDLPDGDREIHAHLGSGLGILRDEAGSSFASPVRLSTLSPEFRERVSGGPLLITSKTNAESPVHRRARMDYIGIKKLDDAGRVCGEHRFIGLFTSQAFSEDAERIPILREKLHDLLEESGVVAGSHDWKEIITIFNSLPKEELFLTSAAEIGEEIQAVLALYHTHEVRVTVRPDALRRGATVMVILPKEKFSGEVRKEVERAFVERFGGEVLNYHLALGGGDQARLHFYISASPEAIDSADAVALEGVVRGLIRSWKDRLYEGLTAVCSKSEAKELTDRYADAFSPEYRASATPATAEQDILLLEEMRARGDSVGIHLRNLAEEVGLDGEAPEAEEDVTRLKLVLRERSLILSDFMPILENTGLRVIAMSPFEVADPEGGKANIYEFSVTDRSGRPLDLVERGGLLSETVLAAWGGAAANDALNGLVLDAGLHWRLVDVLRAYAEYAFQIGAVPSRISLINALLAQRKVAALLVDVFRARFDPDAHDDFESRRAETARLTRRLTAALDGVSSLADDRALRRLAVLIGATSRTNFFRHGGTAPTATSGGAPYVSLKFDGKSLGGIAKRTMAFEMWVHSARMSGVHLRGAPVARGGIRWSDRPHDFRTEVMGLVRTQQVKNAVIVPAGSKGGFVPRKLPADPAAALEEGREQYKTLVRGLLDVTDNLVDGAVVSPEGVVCWDDPDPYLVVAADKGTARFSDIANAVAAEYGYWLGDAFASGGSNGYDHKVVGITARGAWESVRRHFREMGVDIQSEPFTVVGIGDMSGDVFGNGMLLSPHIRLVAAFDHRHVFIDPDPDTSASYAERERIGRLGRSSWDDYDRDLISAGGFIVPRAAKEVDLTPEARRVLGLQDDVETLDGEALVRAVLSAPADLLWNGGIGTYVKASTETHPEVGDPSNDPVRIDAHDLRALVVGEGGNLGLTQRARVEAALAGARLNTDALDNSGGVEMSDREVNLKILLGEAVRAGRLATPERNALLERLTPDVTALVLADNRSQSLAVSLDQRRVRASLDDFASLMTGLGRAGILDRAAERLPGPESLEERRAEGGTLTRPELAVLLSYAKLALKRHILASGLPDDRIAARYLEDYFPAEAVEVAGNEALASHRLRREIVACQMANDLVDLMGATFIHRTSRDTGVRPIQAARAWIIASQLCGALTLRGTLADLEGEIPTDVLYRWLAGLGRVLDRTTRWVLANVAEDAPPSMVVDEHQDGLALLREHFTDIVAGEERRIYEQRVRELQALTERHDLARRLITLRFLDQLLEILRVARERDSDTLRAARAYYLTSEMLEVPWLRERLRDSAGENRWDQRIAHGLADDLSRAHRALTGEVVAGASPEPGKGTTEASLARVREKHSRELDTFREVLAEIREEGEVGLSSLGVLIRGVASLAERR; encoded by the coding sequence ATGACCACGGATTCCGGGGGCACCGAAGCCCCCACGGAGCGCGCGTCGACGTCGGACGTGGCCGAACCAGCCCGATCGACCGACAGCGGACCGTCGGCTCGGGCGGGCGTGTCCACGGGTCCGAACCATTCCCCTCGCAAATCCAAGAAGGTCGACGTGCCTCCAATGGACGAGGTGTGCGCGCTCGTAAGCGAACTGGCGGGCCCAGACGAGGCCGGGTTTGCGGCGACCTTCTGTGGCCTCTTCCTGGCCAAGGCGCCGGACAAGTTCTACCTGGATCGGACGCCGGAAACGGTGGCGCATCTGGTGTTCGGGAGCTGGCGACATCTGAAGCGCTCGCGGCCGGACAGGGTCGACGTGGAGGCGGTCAACCCGGCCGTCGACGATGAGGGGTGGAGCGCTCCGGTGACGGTGCTGCGGACCCACCTGTCGGAGCGCCCCTTCGTGGTGGACACGATCCGGGAGTTCCTGCACGCCGAAGACTTCGCCATCGAGCGCTTCCTGCACCCGGTGCTCAGGGTCGTGCGGGATGAAGCCGGCACCATCACCGAGTTGGGACCCGCGGGCGATGGAGAGCCGCTCGAGTCACTGGTCTATAGCGAAATCCCGCGCATCGACGACGTGGAGCGCCTCGCGTCCATCCGCGCGGCCGTCGAGGACAACCTGCAGGACGTGGTACGCGCCACCGCGGACTTCGCAGCGATGCTGGAGGCGCTCGACGGCACCGTCGCCTACCTGAGCGGACACGCCGCCGTACGGCCCGAACGCAAGTACGAGATCGACGAGATCCTCGCCTTTCTGGGGTGGCTGCGCGACGGAGCGTTCGTCTTCCTCGGTTACCGGGGCTACGACATCACCGATCTGCCCGACGGCGATCGCGAGATACACGCCCACCTGGGGTCGGGCCTCGGTATCCTGCGCGATGAGGCCGGATCGAGCTTCGCCAGTCCGGTCCGTCTGTCTACGCTGAGCCCGGAGTTCAGGGAACGGGTCTCCGGCGGGCCGCTGCTGATCACGAGCAAGACGAACGCCGAGTCCCCGGTCCATCGCCGCGCCCGCATGGACTACATCGGCATCAAGAAGCTCGACGACGCGGGGCGCGTCTGCGGCGAACACAGGTTCATCGGCCTGTTCACGTCGCAGGCTTTCTCGGAGGACGCCGAGCGCATCCCGATCCTGCGTGAGAAGCTGCACGATCTGCTTGAGGAGTCGGGCGTGGTGGCGGGGTCGCACGACTGGAAAGAGATCATCACGATCTTCAACTCGCTGCCGAAGGAGGAGCTCTTCCTAACCTCGGCCGCGGAGATCGGCGAAGAGATCCAGGCCGTGCTGGCGCTCTATCACACGCACGAGGTCCGGGTAACGGTCCGACCCGACGCGCTGCGCAGGGGCGCCACCGTGATGGTCATCCTGCCCAAGGAGAAATTCAGCGGAGAGGTCCGCAAGGAGGTCGAGCGGGCGTTCGTCGAGCGCTTCGGTGGCGAGGTGCTGAACTACCACCTGGCGCTCGGCGGAGGCGATCAGGCGCGGCTGCATTTCTATATCTCGGCCTCCCCCGAGGCCATCGACAGCGCGGACGCGGTGGCGCTGGAAGGGGTGGTCCGTGGGCTGATTCGGAGCTGGAAGGATCGCCTGTACGAGGGCCTCACCGCCGTGTGCTCCAAATCCGAGGCCAAGGAGCTCACCGACCGCTACGCGGACGCCTTCAGCCCCGAGTACAGGGCCTCGGCCACCCCGGCGACGGCCGAGCAGGACATCCTGCTGTTGGAGGAGATGCGGGCGCGCGGGGATTCGGTGGGCATCCACCTGCGCAACCTGGCCGAGGAAGTCGGTCTGGATGGGGAGGCGCCGGAGGCCGAAGAGGACGTCACGCGGCTGAAGCTGGTTCTGCGCGAGCGGAGCCTGATCCTTTCCGACTTCATGCCCATCCTCGAGAACACGGGCCTGCGCGTGATCGCGATGAGCCCCTTCGAGGTGGCGGATCCCGAGGGTGGCAAGGCCAACATCTACGAGTTCTCCGTAACCGATCGCAGCGGTAGGCCCCTCGACCTCGTGGAGAGGGGCGGCCTCCTCTCGGAGACGGTGCTGGCGGCCTGGGGGGGCGCCGCCGCGAACGACGCCCTCAACGGGCTGGTCCTGGACGCGGGCCTCCACTGGCGGCTGGTGGACGTGCTCCGGGCCTACGCCGAGTACGCTTTCCAGATCGGCGCCGTGCCGAGCCGCATCTCGCTGATCAACGCGCTGCTGGCGCAGAGGAAGGTCGCAGCGCTGCTGGTCGATGTGTTCCGGGCGCGCTTCGACCCCGACGCCCACGATGACTTCGAAAGCCGCCGCGCCGAAACGGCGCGACTGACGCGCCGGCTCACGGCGGCGCTGGACGGCGTGTCCTCGCTTGCGGACGACCGCGCCCTCCGACGCCTCGCCGTCCTGATCGGCGCGACCTCGAGAACCAACTTCTTCCGGCACGGAGGCACCGCGCCGACCGCCACGTCGGGGGGGGCGCCCTACGTCTCTTTGAAGTTCGACGGCAAGTCCCTCGGGGGCATCGCCAAGCGCACCATGGCGTTCGAAATGTGGGTCCACTCAGCGCGCATGTCGGGCGTGCACCTACGTGGGGCACCCGTGGCGCGCGGCGGCATCCGCTGGAGCGACCGTCCCCATGACTTCCGCACCGAGGTAATGGGGCTAGTGCGCACCCAGCAGGTGAAGAACGCGGTCATCGTGCCGGCGGGCTCGAAGGGCGGCTTCGTGCCGCGCAAGCTCCCCGCCGACCCGGCCGCCGCGCTGGAGGAGGGGCGCGAGCAGTACAAGACGCTCGTCCGTGGGCTCCTGGACGTCACCGACAACCTGGTGGACGGCGCGGTCGTGTCGCCCGAGGGCGTCGTCTGCTGGGACGACCCGGATCCCTACCTGGTCGTGGCCGCCGACAAGGGCACCGCGAGGTTTTCAGACATCGCCAACGCCGTCGCCGCGGAATACGGCTACTGGCTCGGCGACGCCTTCGCGTCGGGAGGCTCCAACGGCTACGACCACAAGGTGGTGGGGATCACCGCCCGCGGTGCCTGGGAGAGCGTACGCCGCCACTTCCGAGAGATGGGCGTAGACATCCAGTCGGAGCCGTTTACGGTCGTAGGCATCGGCGACATGAGCGGCGACGTCTTCGGCAACGGCATGCTGCTGTCCCCTCATATCCGGCTCGTGGCGGCGTTCGACCACCGGCACGTCTTCATCGACCCCGACCCGGATACGTCGGCGTCGTACGCCGAGCGCGAGCGGATCGGGCGGCTCGGGAGGTCGTCCTGGGACGACTACGATCGGGACCTGATCAGCGCCGGCGGGTTCATCGTTCCGCGAGCGGCCAAGGAGGTCGACCTGACCCCGGAGGCCCGAAGGGTCCTCGGGCTGCAGGACGACGTCGAGACGCTGGACGGCGAGGCGCTCGTCCGCGCGGTGCTCTCTGCGCCGGCGGACCTGCTCTGGAACGGGGGCATCGGCACCTACGTCAAGGCGAGCACCGAGACCCACCCCGAGGTGGGGGATCCCAGCAACGACCCGGTTCGGATCGACGCCCACGACCTGAGGGCGTTGGTGGTCGGTGAGGGGGGCAATCTGGGGCTAACGCAACGAGCCCGCGTCGAGGCGGCGCTGGCGGGGGCGAGGCTCAACACCGACGCCCTGGACAACTCCGGTGGCGTAGAAATGTCGGATCGCGAGGTCAATCTCAAGATCCTGCTGGGTGAAGCCGTGCGCGCCGGCCGCCTGGCTACGCCCGAGCGCAACGCCCTGCTCGAGCGCCTCACCCCCGACGTCACCGCCCTCGTGCTCGCCGACAACCGCTCGCAGAGCCTGGCGGTGTCGCTGGATCAGCGACGTGTAAGGGCGAGCCTGGACGACTTCGCGTCGCTGATGACGGGACTGGGCCGAGCCGGCATCCTGGACCGGGCGGCCGAGCGGCTGCCCGGCCCCGAGTCGCTCGAGGAGCGTCGGGCCGAGGGCGGCACGCTCACCCGCCCCGAGCTGGCGGTGCTTCTTTCCTATGCCAAGCTCGCGCTCAAACGCCACATCCTGGCGTCAGGCCTGCCCGACGACCGCATCGCCGCTCGCTACCTGGAGGACTACTTCCCGGCGGAGGCGGTCGAGGTGGCGGGCAACGAGGCCCTGGCGAGCCATCGCCTGCGCAGAGAGATCGTGGCCTGCCAGATGGCGAACGACCTCGTCGACTTGATGGGTGCCACGTTCATCCACCGCACCTCGCGCGACACCGGGGTGCGCCCCATCCAAGCCGCGCGCGCCTGGATCATCGCCTCGCAGTTGTGCGGCGCGCTTACCCTGCGTGGGACGCTGGCCGACCTGGAGGGCGAGATCCCGACGGATGTCCTGTACAGGTGGCTCGCGGGCCTCGGCCGGGTGCTGGACCGGACCACGCGCTGGGTGTTGGCCAACGTCGCGGAGGACGCTCCCCCATCGATGGTCGTGGACGAGCACCAGGATGGCCTCGCCCTGCTGCGCGAGCACTTCACCGACATCGTGGCCGGCGAGGAGCGCAGGATATACGAGCAGCGGGTGCGGGAGCTGCAGGCGCTCACCGAACGGCACGATCTCGCTCGGCGACTCATTACGCTGCGCTTCCTGGATCAGCTGCTGGAGATCCTGCGGGTCGCAAGGGAGCGGGATTCCGATACCCTGCGGGCCGCGCGTGCCTACTACCTGACGTCGGAGATGCTCGAGGTGCCCTGGCTGCGCGAGCGCCTGCGTGACAGCGCCGGCGAGAATCGTTGGGATCAGCGCATCGCGCACGGGCTGGCCGATGATCTGAGCCGGGCGCACAGGGCGCTGACCGGTGAGGTCGTGGCGGGAGCTTCGCCCGAGCCGGGCAAAGGCACTACGGAGGCGTCGCTCGCTCGTGTGCGCGAGAAGCACAGCCGCGAGTTGGATACGTTCCGGGAGGTTCTGGCCGAGATACGTGAGGAGGGAGAGGTGGGGCTATCCTCCCTCGGGGTGCTCATTCGAGGCGTCGCCAGCCTGGCCGAAAGGCGCTGA
- a CDS encoding DEAD/DEAH box helicase — protein MSFRDLLEEELLLRAIDDQGWTEPTPIQRSTYAAVASGKDVVGVAQTGTGKTAAFLLPVLERQLESEGLRTLVLCPTRELAQQVADEAKALLEHTDLWAGQVYGGVPIRPQLRDLRAGFEVLVATPGRLIDHLERRSVRLDEIQTLILDEADRMLDMGFRPQIETILRAVPKERQTLLFSATMPNGVHALALRLCKDPEWIRATPDTTAAETVEQTVYSVRPDRKVELLLELLGQEGMDQVLVFTRTKRGADLLHHRLKSAGIGVTVTHGDRDMKHRTRALESFAGGRVRVLVATDVAQRGLDIDGISHVVNYDVPQDPEDYVHRIGRTGRAGAEGDAITFVTATDLGQLKSIERLLGYGLPLVSLEGFDYAGAPVEKPAPVARSRSGRGFGSRDISELTPEERAKLFPTG, from the coding sequence TTGAGTTTTAGAGACCTGCTCGAAGAAGAGCTGCTCCTGCGCGCGATCGACGATCAGGGGTGGACGGAGCCTACGCCCATCCAGCGATCCACCTACGCCGCGGTCGCGAGCGGGAAGGATGTCGTAGGTGTCGCGCAGACAGGTACGGGCAAGACCGCCGCGTTCCTGCTTCCCGTGCTCGAGCGACAACTCGAGTCGGAAGGTCTGCGCACGCTGGTTTTGTGCCCCACTCGGGAGCTCGCCCAGCAGGTGGCCGACGAGGCCAAGGCCCTCCTCGAGCACACCGACCTGTGGGCCGGACAGGTGTACGGCGGGGTCCCGATCAGGCCGCAGCTCAGGGACCTGCGGGCCGGCTTCGAGGTGCTGGTCGCGACTCCAGGCAGGCTGATCGATCACCTGGAGCGGCGCTCCGTGCGGCTCGACGAGATTCAGACGCTCATCCTGGACGAGGCGGACCGCATGCTCGACATGGGCTTCCGGCCGCAGATCGAGACCATTCTGCGCGCGGTGCCAAAGGAGCGTCAGACGCTGCTCTTCTCGGCCACCATGCCGAACGGAGTGCACGCGTTGGCGCTGAGGCTGTGCAAGGATCCCGAGTGGATCCGGGCCACGCCCGACACGACCGCCGCCGAGACAGTGGAGCAGACCGTCTACTCGGTCCGGCCCGACCGCAAGGTCGAGCTACTGCTGGAGCTGTTGGGTCAGGAAGGCATGGACCAGGTATTGGTGTTCACCCGCACCAAGCGCGGCGCGGACCTCCTCCACCACCGCCTCAAGAGCGCTGGGATCGGCGTCACCGTCACGCACGGCGACCGCGACATGAAGCACCGGACGCGGGCGCTGGAGTCCTTCGCGGGCGGGCGGGTGCGGGTTCTCGTGGCCACCGACGTGGCGCAACGTGGGCTCGACATCGACGGCATCAGCCACGTCGTCAACTACGACGTTCCGCAGGACCCCGAAGACTACGTGCACCGCATCGGCAGGACCGGCCGCGCGGGTGCGGAGGGGGATGCCATCACCTTCGTGACCGCCACCGATCTGGGCCAACTGAAGAGCATCGAGCGCCTGCTCGGATACGGCCTGCCGCTCGTGTCGCTGGAGGGCTTCGATTACGCCGGCGCCCCGGTGGAGAAGCCGGCGCCCGTAGCGCGCAGCCGCTCCGGCCGTGGCTTCGGCTCCCGTGACATCAGCGAGCTCACGCCCGAAGAGCGCGCCAAGCTGTTCCCTACGGGATAA
- a CDS encoding ArsC/Spx/MgsR family protein: MDVQIFGRKKGADSRKVLRFFSERRIRTHFVDIDRKPPSRRELRRFAERYGAEAVIDRGSARYEELGLRAAHLSAERVLERAEEEPRLLRTPLVRWRQRLSIGHDPEAFKTWVAEEGGS; encoded by the coding sequence GTGGACGTTCAGATCTTCGGGCGGAAGAAGGGCGCCGACTCGCGCAAGGTTCTCCGCTTCTTCTCGGAGCGGAGGATCCGGACGCACTTCGTGGACATCGACCGCAAGCCGCCTTCGCGCAGGGAACTGAGACGCTTCGCCGAGCGCTACGGTGCCGAGGCGGTCATCGACCGGGGCTCGGCGCGCTACGAGGAGCTCGGCCTGCGCGCGGCGCATCTCAGCGCCGAGCGGGTGCTGGAACGGGCGGAGGAGGAGCCGCGCCTGCTGCGCACGCCATTGGTGCGCTGGCGGCAGCGACTCTCGATCGGCCACGACCCGGAGGCCTTCAAGACCTGGGTGGCCGAGGAGGGCGGTTCCTGA
- a CDS encoding CoA transferase — MGFLDGTRVLDFTQNLAGPTCTQILAELGAEVVKVEPTDGDSARAWGPPFSGGDAAIFRAVNHGKRSVTLDLKRADDLTVARTMLEDADILVESFRPGVMDRLGLGAEVVCAAHPRLIYASISAYGERGPLGSEPGFDALMQAHAGLVSVTGHPGAPVRSGASIVDTATALWTVIGILAALRQRERTGRGTHLRAALFEAGLAYSAYYIAGFLADGKVPGPQGNTFPLIAPYGEFPTADGRIVIAPASDRLFGRLCTALGLESVAADPRFATNPDRVAAREEVRRIVSRKTAALSTADLMGVLREEGIPCAPVLDMSEVCEDPQTVASRALVGDRVLPPLTWNGDRASEAGDVPALGEHTDAARAGAAWAPPGDGEQKDEGADGDQ, encoded by the coding sequence ATGGGATTCCTCGACGGGACTCGCGTGCTGGATTTCACGCAGAATCTGGCCGGGCCCACGTGCACCCAGATTCTGGCCGAACTGGGCGCCGAAGTCGTCAAGGTGGAGCCGACCGATGGCGACTCCGCGCGCGCGTGGGGGCCGCCGTTCAGCGGCGGGGACGCCGCGATCTTCCGGGCGGTGAACCACGGCAAGCGGAGCGTAACGCTGGATCTCAAGCGAGCCGACGACCTGACCGTCGCGCGGACCATGCTGGAGGACGCCGACATCCTGGTGGAGTCCTTCAGGCCTGGGGTCATGGACCGTCTGGGGCTGGGTGCCGAGGTAGTGTGCGCGGCGCACCCGCGGTTGATCTACGCGTCAATCTCCGCCTACGGAGAGAGGGGCCCGCTGGGAAGCGAGCCGGGATTCGACGCTCTGATGCAGGCGCACGCGGGGCTCGTGTCGGTCACGGGTCACCCGGGAGCGCCCGTGCGCTCCGGGGCGTCCATCGTGGACACCGCGACGGCGCTGTGGACTGTCATCGGCATTCTGGCGGCTCTGCGCCAGCGCGAGCGGACGGGCCGGGGTACGCACCTACGCGCCGCCCTGTTCGAGGCAGGGCTGGCCTACAGCGCCTACTACATCGCCGGCTTTCTCGCCGACGGGAAGGTGCCGGGGCCGCAGGGCAACACGTTCCCGTTGATCGCGCCCTACGGGGAATTCCCCACCGCCGACGGCCGCATCGTCATCGCCCCGGCCAGCGACCGCCTCTTCGGGCGGCTGTGTACGGCCCTGGGGCTGGAGTCGGTTGCCGCCGACCCGCGCTTCGCCACGAATCCGGATCGCGTGGCCGCGCGCGAAGAGGTGCGCCGCATAGTATCCAGGAAGACGGCCGCGCTCTCCACGGCTGACCTCATGGGGGTGTTGCGCGAGGAGGGCATCCCGTGCGCGCCGGTGCTCGACATGAGTGAGGTGTGCGAGGACCCTCAGACCGTGGCGTCGAGGGCGCTGGTCGGGGACCGCGTGCTGCCGCCGCTCACGTGGAACGGCGACAGGGCGTCCGAGGCCGGCGACGTCCCGGCTCTGGGCGAGCACACGGACGCCGCGCGAGCGGGAGCCGCCTGGGCGCCGCCCGGCGACGGCGAGCAGAAAGACGAGGGTGCCGATGGAGATCAATGA
- a CDS encoding DinB family protein, with protein MEINDLDTFLDYWRKVRGRTERVLALVPADELEWRLADGRFSFGDLARHLGAIERWMFAENVKGRQSRYPGHGRGLADGVDEVWAFMARMHAEALEIFASLTREELEARCETPGGVRLRTWKWLRSMVEHEAHHRGQIYMMLGVLGVSTPPMYGLTSEEVKARSL; from the coding sequence ATGGAGATCAATGATCTGGATACGTTCCTGGACTACTGGCGCAAGGTGCGCGGGCGCACGGAGCGCGTCCTGGCTCTGGTTCCCGCCGACGAGCTGGAGTGGCGGCTGGCGGACGGACGCTTCTCGTTCGGCGATCTTGCGCGCCACCTCGGCGCGATCGAGCGCTGGATGTTCGCCGAAAACGTCAAGGGTCGGCAGAGCCGCTATCCGGGTCACGGCCGGGGACTCGCCGATGGGGTCGACGAGGTGTGGGCATTCATGGCACGCATGCACGCCGAGGCGCTCGAGATCTTCGCATCGCTCACGCGCGAGGAGCTGGAGGCGCGTTGCGAAACCCCGGGCGGCGTCAGGCTGAGGACCTGGAAATGGCTGCGCTCCATGGTGGAGCACGAGGCACACCACCGCGGCCAGATCTATATGATGCTTGGCGTGCTGGGGGTGTCCACGCCGCCCATGTACGGGCTCACTTCCGAAGAGGTGAAGGCGCGCAGCCTGTGA
- a CDS encoding proline dehydrogenase family protein, with translation MRTALLWGSRNQWLGKSLPRLQFTRRAVQRFMPGESLEEALSAAHELAAGAMGATLTQLGENVTSEEEAAAVERHYVTVFDRLSATALDAEVSIKPTQLGMDVRPGLAEAAALRLARRSAAAGKVLWIDMEGSEYTDATIALYRELREDTPWVGLCLQANMRRTPADLEALLPLRPHIRLVKGAYLEPHDVAFARKAEVDGAYAVLATRLLEHLVATGAEQRLAIATHDLQLARRIRDAAAERRVIDTCEFQMLYGIAPDAQRRLARSGLRVRVLISYGEAWFAWYMRRLAERPANVAFMLRSMVS, from the coding sequence ATGAGGACGGCCCTACTGTGGGGCTCGCGCAACCAGTGGCTCGGCAAGTCCCTTCCCAGACTGCAATTCACCCGTCGCGCGGTGCAGCGGTTCATGCCCGGAGAATCGCTGGAGGAGGCGCTCTCGGCGGCTCATGAGCTGGCGGCCGGCGCCATGGGGGCGACGCTGACCCAGCTGGGAGAGAACGTCACGAGCGAGGAAGAAGCGGCGGCGGTGGAGCGGCACTACGTGACCGTTTTCGATCGATTGAGCGCCACGGCCCTGGACGCCGAGGTCTCGATCAAGCCGACGCAGCTCGGCATGGACGTGCGCCCGGGACTGGCCGAGGCCGCGGCGCTGAGGCTCGCCCGCAGGTCGGCGGCGGCGGGCAAGGTGCTGTGGATAGACATGGAGGGGAGCGAATACACGGACGCGACGATCGCGCTCTACCGAGAGCTGCGCGAGGACACGCCCTGGGTGGGCCTGTGCCTGCAGGCCAACATGCGCCGGACTCCGGCGGATCTGGAGGCCCTGCTTCCGCTGCGCCCGCACATCCGCCTGGTGAAGGGCGCCTACCTGGAACCGCACGACGTAGCGTTCGCGCGCAAGGCGGAGGTGGACGGCGCTTACGCGGTGCTGGCCACGCGTCTGCTGGAGCACCTGGTCGCCACCGGCGCCGAGCAGCGCCTGGCCATCGCCACGCACGACCTGCAGCTGGCGCGCAGAATCCGGGATGCCGCCGCCGAGAGAAGGGTCATCGACACGTGCGAGTTTCAGATGCTCTACGGCATCGCCCCCGATGCGCAGCGTCGTCTGGCGCGGAGCGGGTTACGTGTGCGCGTGCTGATCAGCTACGGAGAGGCCTGGTTCGCGTGGTACATGCGTCGCCTGGCCGAGCGGCCTGCCAACGTGGCGTTCATGCTGCGTTCTATGGTGTCGTAG
- a CDS encoding RNA polymerase sigma factor, protein MEEAALIDRVLAGDPAAERAMFDAHVDRLYRLAFRMTGDEDLASDCVQEIFVRAFDRLPGFRREAALSTWLHSIGVSVVLNALRKRKRTSGREVSLDAVSTHGQSGASRAPLLRERLKQAIDELPEEQRLVFVMYEVEGYSHAEIASALDIPQGTSKARLHYARRKLRVLLADVVEGSRP, encoded by the coding sequence TTGGAGGAAGCGGCGCTCATCGATCGCGTGCTCGCCGGAGATCCGGCCGCGGAACGCGCGATGTTCGATGCGCACGTAGATCGACTCTACAGACTCGCCTTCCGCATGACCGGGGACGAGGATCTGGCGAGCGACTGCGTGCAGGAGATTTTCGTGCGGGCGTTCGACCGTCTCCCGGGCTTTCGCCGGGAGGCCGCGCTCAGCACCTGGCTGCACTCCATTGGGGTGTCGGTGGTGCTGAACGCGCTGAGGAAGCGAAAGCGCACGAGCGGCAGGGAGGTGTCGCTCGATGCGGTGTCGACACACGGCCAGTCGGGAGCTTCCCGTGCTCCCTTGCTCAGGGAGCGACTGAAGCAGGCCATCGACGAGTTGCCGGAGGAGCAGCGGCTCGTGTTCGTGATGTACGAAGTCGAAGGGTACTCCCACGCCGAGATCGCGTCGGCGCTGGACATTCCGCAGGGTACCAGCAAGGCGAGGCTGCACTACGCACGACGCAAGCTGCGTGTGCTGCTGGCGGATGTCGTGGAGGGATCCCGACCATGA